Below is a genomic region from Streptomyces ferrugineus.
CGGCGGTCACGACGCTCTTGCCGGCGTCGGAGGTGGTCCCGGCGACGAGCAGCCCGCCGCCCGTCATGACGTACGCCCCTTCGCGACACGGCGCGCGGCGACACAGACGCCGAGCGCCAGCCAGCCGACGCGCTTCGACAGCCGTACGGCACGTTCGATGTCGGGCGTGCCGACGCTTCGCCCGGCCTCATTGAGCACGGGCCGATGCTCGACCCGCCCGCCGTAGGACAGCGTCCCGCCGAGCCGAACGCCGAGCGCCCCCGCGAACGCGGCCTCGACGGGCCCGGCGTTGGGGCTCGGGTGCTGGGCGGCATCGGCACGCCAGGCCCGTACCGCTCCCCGGGGATCACCCCCGGCGACGGCGGCGAGCACGGCGGTCAGCCGCGCCCCCGGCCAGCCGGCCAGGTCGTCGAGCCGGGCCGAAGCCCAGCCGTACCGCCGGTACTTGGGCGACCTGTGCCCGACCATGGCGTCGAGCGTGTTCACCGCACGGAACCCGACAAGCCCCGGCACCCCGCCGACGGCCCCCCACACCAGCGCCCCCACCACCGCGTCGGAGGTGTTCTCGGCCACGGACTCCACGACCGCGCGCGCGATCCCGTCCGCGTCCAGCGCCTGCGGATCCCGCCCGCACAGATGCGGCAAGCGCGCCCGCGCCGCCTCGACGTCCCCCGCCTCCAGGGCCCGTCCGATGGCCCGCGCCTCCCGGGCGAGCGAGGTCCCGCCGACGACGGCCCAGGTGGCGGCGCCGGTCAGCGCGACGGAGGCGGCGGGAGACGTGCGTACGACACGCGCGGCGAGCGCCCCGGCGGCGACGGCGCCACCGGCGCACACGGCGGTGTGCGCCGCACCCCACGCGCGGTCGTCGCGCCACAACACCTTCTCCACGGCAGCGGCGGCCCGACCGAACGCGGCGACCGGATGCCCCCGGCGGGGATCGCCGAGCAGCAGATCGCCGAGGAGCCCGGCGGCGGCGCCGTACGCGAAAACGCGATCGGCTCGCATCGGGGTCAGCCGACCGTGAGGTCAGACGTGGGTCTGCTACTGCGTGTCGATCGGCAGGCGAGCATCGCGTTGTGTCCTCACTCAGGGTGTCCACGCCCTGGTTCGACGAGACCGGCGGCGAGAGTTCCTGGCTCCCGGGGCTTACTACCCCGGTGACA
It encodes:
- a CDS encoding cobalamin biosynthesis protein; amino-acid sequence: MRADRVFAYGAAAGLLGDLLLGDPRRGHPVAAFGRAAAAVEKVLWRDDRAWGAAHTAVCAGGAVAAGALAARVVRTSPAASVALTGAATWAVVGGTSLAREARAIGRALEAGDVEAARARLPHLCGRDPQALDADGIARAVVESVAENTSDAVVGALVWGAVGGVPGLVGFRAVNTLDAMVGHRSPKYRRYGWASARLDDLAGWPGARLTAVLAAVAGGDPRGAVRAWRADAAQHPSPNAGPVEAAFAGALGVRLGGTLSYGGRVEHRPVLNEAGRSVGTPDIERAVRLSKRVGWLALGVCVAARRVAKGRTS